A stretch of the Theileria equi strain WA chromosome 1, complete sequence genome encodes the following:
- a CDS encoding signal peptide-containing protein (encoded by transcript BEWA_024640A), with protein MMIVITIVFLNTALVNAEYKDVNYTTDTTIPGLEYLGCGYNAAGSVDCKESDNCGIDLNFKNPVLRFEWENGIQNLNNTLEWVHPKNTYIWNYPNCFFAEHTSQKSSASSLSKLVDSNLSVDLINLNGNVTSEKNSLDKAQSQRRLKEAYCSVFVAGTFLNEYR; from the exons atgatgatagtAATCACAATAGTCTTTTTAAACACGGCACTAGTCAATG CCGAGTATAAAGATGTGAATTATACTACTGATACAACTATTCCGGGTCTGG AGTACCTTGGATGCGGTTATAATGCAGCTGGTTCTGTAGATTGCAAAGAGTCTGACAATTGTGGAATAGACTTGAATTTCAAGAATCCAGTTTTGCGGTTTGAGTGGGAGAATGGAATACAAAATTTGAACAATACCCTGGAATGGGTCCACCCAAAGAACACTTACATTTGGAATTACCCAAATTGTTTTTTTGCAGAGCAT ACTTCACAAAAATCAAGTGCTTCTAGCTTATCGAAATTGGTGGATTCTAATTTGTCCGTGGACCTGATAAATTTGAATGGGAATGTTACTTCCGAAAAGAACTCGTTGGATAAGGCCCAAAGCCAACGTAGACTAAAGGAAGCATATTGCTCGGTGTTTGTAGCTGGAACGTTTTTGAACGAATATAGGTGA
- a CDS encoding clathrin coat associated protein ap-50, putative (encoded by transcript BEWA_024660A) gives MTLSHFFILSCTGDTLLSRSLRGESNKGTPEKFYKVVRERGNELAPVFHQDGVLYFYIRRSGLFFVVTTVFEMPPSYVLEILQRITNALKDFCGSLNEESLRRNFALAYEIIDEMLDFGYQQCMDTSQLKQKVYNFAVASKKQLHVRDRLQGARSIPKTVPSAVSQRPLASPGAQKNEIFVDVLEKMSVVLGSESQYRNAVIEGQIHVKSFLYGSPQIKLALNEDLIINNRRGKPPGVPVLDFCSFHQSVDSSEFEQTRILTFYPTDGEFTAMSYKVLGNIFLPFKISPTIDIQPNKTNFTIIVTSALPGTNSAFFNITCPLPRSTSGVEILLQPNTIPQSAEYKAEENCLTWNVKRIQGSSEVVLRCSMKCTGSKKEFGPINLNFEAPLYSASNVKVRYLRIIQGQGFGTSYRWVRYVTSSNSYVYRF, from the exons ATGACGTTATCGCATTTCTTTATACTCTCATGTACGGGAGACACACTTTTATCCCGTAGTCTGCGTGGAGAGTCAAATAAAG GAACTCCAGAAAAGTTTTATAAAGTTGTGAGAGAAAGAGGAAATGAATTGGCTCCAGTATTCCACCAAGATGGCGTTCTCTACTTTTACATACGCCGTTCCGGGCTGTTTTTTGTGGTTACTACCGTATTTGAAATGCCTCCGAGTTACGTACTTGAGATCTTACAACGCATAACAAACGCTCTCAAG GACTTTTGCGGCTCGCTGAATGAGGAGTCCCTCCGCCGTAACTTTGCTCTGGCCTACGAAATTATAGATGAGATGCTTGATTTTGGCTATCAACAATGTATGGATACCTCTCAGTTGAAACAAAAGGTCTATAACTTTGCAGTGGCTTCCAAGAAACAG TTACATGTGCGTGATCGGCTACAAGGTGCAAGAAGCATACCAAAGACGGTTCCAAGTGCTGTATCACAACGTCCTTTGGCTAGCCCTGGAGCTCAAAAGAACGAGATATTTGTAGACGTATTGGAAAAAATGTCCGTGGTTCTTGGATCTGAATCGCAATATCGTAATGCTGTAATTGAGGGTCAAATACATGTCAAATCGTTCTTGTATGGATCACCTCAAATAAAGCTAGCATTAAATGAGGATCTTATAATAAACAACAGACGTGGCAAACCTCCGGGAGTGCCAGTTCTGGACTTTTGTAGCTTCCACCAATCAGTAGATTCCTCAGAATTTGAACAAACAAGGATACTAACATTCTATCCTACTGATGGTGAATTTACAGCAATGAGCTACAAAGTActtggaaatatttttttaccatttaaAATATCGCCAACTATAGATATTCAGCCAAACAAG acaaattttacaataaTTGTAACATCGGCGCTTCCGGGAACAAATAGTGCATTTTTCAACATAACTTGTCCACTACCAAGGAGCACAAGTGGCGTGGAGATATTATTACAACCAAATACAATTCCTCAG AGCGCTGAATACAAGGCTGAAGAAAACTGTCTAACATGGAATGTCAAAAGAATCCAAGGCTCATCCGAGGTCGTACTACGCTGCTCAATGAAATGCACCGGATCAAAAAAGGAATTTGGACCAATTAATCTTAATTTTGAAGCACCGCTCTACAGCGCCTCTAACGTTAAG GTACGATACTTGAGAATTATACAAGGCCAAGGGTTTGGAACATCATATCGTTGGGTAAGATATGTCACGTCCTCAAATTCCTACGTTTATCGCTTTTAA
- a CDS encoding hypothetical protein (encoded by transcript BEWA_024700A) encodes MFKLISGKYLSAVPQRSLMSFYQGILQFNPFKNTFKSLTKTNNHISKDFNRKSAITFLNANVAQICTKNSILTDGLGLNWRNVGSIRGFCTKYPYLLICNTGFRAFNEESGNILNSFLFGKNALGLQRRTYYQEKTGLLSKIRGFKKGRTMNRLNNRIQKVRLYINTKKQKFKGITNKSNRRKRLNEMKQRFFDRSLAFKLKALLTLKRYGKIGAGIYLGVYIVTLGFMTSMTFSGYLSSNDVRRVLERLNISAFKVPDMDSPFAKFTVAYILTKVVEPIRLIVSIILTVSVTKLLKR; translated from the exons atgtttaaGCTCATATCTGGCAAATACTTGTCGGCTGTTCCTCAACGCAGTTTGATGTCGTTTTATCAAGGGATTCTACAATTTAACCCATTTAAAAACACATTCAAGAGTTTAACCAAAACTAACAATCATATTTCAAAGGATTTCAACAGAAAAAGTGCTATAACCTTTTTGAACGCAAATGTAGCCCAAATTTGTACAAAGAATTCGATACTCACGGACGGATTAGGATTAAATTGGAGAAATGTAGGAAGCATTCGAGGATTTTGTACAAAATATCCGTACTTACTGATATGTAATACTGGTTTTAGAGCATTTAATGAAGAATCCGGAAACATACTAAATTCTTTCCTTTTCGGTAAAAATGCTCTAGGCTTACAACGTAGAACATACTATCAGGAGAAAACTGGGTTATTGAGCAAGATAAGGGGTTTTAAGAAGGGAAGAACCATGAATCGTCTAAATAATCGCATACAAAAAGTCAGACTCTACATAAATACCAAGAAGCAAAAGTTTAAGGGTATAACTAACAAATCAAATCGCAGGAAAAGGTTGAATGAGATGAAACAACGCTTTTTTGATAGATCTCTAGCA TTCAAATTAAAGGCACTATTAACTCTGAAGAGATATGGAAAGATAGGAGCGGGAATATACTTGGG agtGTATATTGTAACACTGGGATTTATGACAAGTATGACATTTAGCGGTTATCTATCAAGTAATGATGTGAGGAGAGTGCTGGAGCGCTTAAACATTTCCGCTTTTAAAGTTCCAGATATGGACAGTCCGTTTGCAAAGTTTACGGTCGCCTATATACTCACAAAGGTTGTAGAGCCTATAAGGTTGATAGTCTCAATAATTTTAACGGTCTCTGTGACAAAGTTGTTAAAAAGATGA
- a CDS encoding 4-diphosphocytidyl-2-C-methyl-D-erythritol kinase, putative (encoded by transcript BEWA_024720A) — translation MQKVAWGNEIFIKRITNEESKLVSKEYLPTSDGDYLMLIDDTPEASGVRNALTIANFPFDSSNILAKTLAKIRGSDENYIVLTRKVIPIGTGLGGGSSDAAVLINCLNGAVNSEEIVKIGSDVPFLAHNCNAAIVSGIGDKIHEIELNGYNDWVYILIPQELVSTKDIFCKARELLSSGKFHKNTRLFERNLEFVKGFNSLASGDDLESSETLGNDMEGCIINGNVLKLHNLLKNLLHGKCFGMSGSGSSFFVLGTNDDVMKQIRHTYGSPLIIVKTRFKSEGNNHVFEYL, via the exons ATGCAAAAGGTCGCTTGGGGGAATGAAATTTTCATTAAAAGGATCACCAATGAGGAATCAAAGCTAGTTTCCAAGGAATATCTACCTACAAGCGATGGAGACTACCTGATGCTAATTGATGATACTCCAGAAG CTTCCGGAGTGAGAAACGCATTGACTATCGCAAATTTCCCGTTCGATTCTTCAAATATACTGGCAAAGACATTGGCAAAGATCAGAGGATCCGACGAAAATTACATTGTGCTAACAAGAAAAGTTATTCCTATCGGTACTGGCCTTGGTGGAGGTTCCAGCGATGCAGCTGTACTTATAAATTGTTTGAATGGAGCAGTTAATTCGGAAgaaattgtaaaaatagGCTCAGATGTCCCCTTTCTTGCGCATAATTGCAATGCTGCAATCGTCTCCGGAATAGGCGACAAAATTCATGAAATAGAGCTGAATGGATATAACGACTGGGTCTACATTCTTATTCCGCAAGAGCTTGTATCCACAAAGGATATCTTCTGCAAAGCAAGGGAGCTACTTTCCAGTGGAAAGTTCCACAAAAACACCCGTTTATTCGAGAGGAATCTAGAGTTTGTAAAGGGTTTTAATTCATTAgcctctggagatgatCTGGAATCATCTGAAACTTTGGGAAACGACATGGAGGGATGTATTATCAACGGAAATGTATTAAAATTGCACAACCTTTTAAAGAATCTTCTGCATGGAAAGTGCTTTGGAATGTCCGGAAGCGGttcctcattctttgtTCTAGGTACAAATGACGATGTTATGAAGCAAATTAGGCACACATATGGGAGTCCACTCATTATTGTAAAGACAAGATTCAAGTCTGAAGGCAATAATCATGTTTTTGAATATCTGTAA
- a CDS encoding hypothetical protein (encoded by transcript BEWA_024670A), whose translation MAKVDVIHDYEKTLRKDSLETVDGDSVDVNETNEKRKYSKSTIILSLVIGLFAIWIIIVSAIAIHRRIHHKNELTSSSVFDIIVEHAQYDVQDLQDVVYDEPIYEDMRGISPMEDNSGHIYDEVVPMENGHVTVPDPQTHDKQDDSSEEDSPCYATDSFDNSLYDVPKHPVPVKQEAGIRGGNGAIVKSPRVQKKPVLSPDNDSTVEVSGPRTYIQNPEFEDSFYLPIDQRCYKMSYSRSIPETGYSCRFIAKAARIPNASERPEVYRTMYYWIFQKGSEYYIHHAGPYDGDHLINIHEKDFSDDGRGSFTLAGMSDVRDMEKKAAEGKITRRYLNINKRTANFRNINDLYSMFRMKERIYKETYGDEAHNGNKTTSRYSRRVIELSNCLYSL comes from the coding sequence ATGGCAAAAGTTGATGTTATACATgattatgaaaaaactcTCCGCAAGGACAGTTTGGAGACTGTAGACGGAGATTCCGTTGATGTGAATGAGACTAATGAAAAGAGAAAATACTCTAAATCAACCATAATCCTAAGTTTAGTAATCGGTCTTTTCGCTATATGGATTATTATAGTATCTGCTATTGCAATCCATAGAAGGATTCACCACAAGAACGAGTTAACAAGCAGTTCGGTCTTTGACATTATTGTGGAACATGCGCAGTATGATGTGCAAGATTTGCAAGACGTTGTGTACGATGAACCGATCTATGAGGATATGAGAGGGATTAGTCCGATGGAGGACAATAGTGGACACATTTACGATGAAGTTGTACctatggaaaatggacaTGTGACCGTGCCAGACCCGCAAACTCATGATAAACAAGATGACTCCAGCGAAGAAGATTCACCATGCTACGCCACCGATTCATTTGACAATTCTCTATACGACGTTCCAAAGCACCCAGTACCTGTAAAACAAGAAGCCGGAATCAGAGGAGGAAACGGAGCCATTGTGAAGTCTCCAAGAGTACAGAAGAAGCCTGTGTTATCTCCAGACAATGACTCAACGGTTGAAGTATCTGGTCCCAGGACATACATCCAAAACCCCGAGTTTGAAGACTCCTTTTACCTCCCAATTGACCAGAGGTGCTACAAAATGAGTTACTCTAGGAGCATCCCAGAAACCGGTTACTCGTGCAGGTTTATAGCAAAGGCCGCGAGGATTCCAAATGCATCTGAAAGACCAGAAGTATACAGGACAATGTACTACTGGATCTTCCAAAAGGGCAGTGAGTACTACATTCACCACGCTGGGCCGTATGACGGAGACCACCTCATCAACATCCACGAAAAAGACTTTAGCGATGACGGCAGGGGCTCATTTACCCTGGCTGGTATGTCGGACGTCCGGGACATGGAGAAAAAGGCGGCGGAAGGAAAGATCACACGTAGATACCTCAATATAAACAAGAGAACGGCCAACTTTAGGAATATTAACGATTTGTACAGTATGTTCAGGATGAAGGAGAGGATTTATAAGGAAACTTACGGGGACGAGGCTCATAATGGCAACAAAACGACCAGCAGGTACAGTAGGAGGGTTATCGAACTTTCAAACTGCCTCTACTCCCTTTAA
- a CDS encoding hypothetical protein (encoded by transcript BEWA_024710A) encodes MIFRSFTTVAHKPVWRLKQTFYHRLWHALTGKKWDEFDNLLRRMRDQGLNHDEVTYTLKAHYYILNPRTPVENTYLVIEEMKKALMHPSIIRMNENIINSYFELEDISCEPPKSQWQNFTKLIWQTALKLNRQRRHDLKQQLLLKDPNDVMKITQNDVQIMALDEFNQAMITPALSVDEIYDEPISVNAEKYRELPVKKLDIQSQHNLEECNYPEIGDRRDLLEA; translated from the exons ATGATTTTTCGCTCATTCACCACAGTTGCTCATAAACCTGTTTGGAGGCTCAAGCAGACATTCTACCACCGCTTATGGCATGCTTTAACAGGAAAAAAATGGGATGAATTTGACAATCTACTAAGGAGGATGAG GGATCAAGGCCTTAACCACGACGAAGTGACTTACACACTCAAGGCTCATTATTACATCCTAAATCCACGTACTCCCGTTGAGAAT ACATACCTCGTTATCGAGGAAATGAAAAAGGCTCTGATGCATCCTTCAATCATACGAATGAATGAG AACATCATTAACTCATATTTTGAACTTGAGGATATCTCCTGTGAACCTCCAAAGTCCCAGTGGCAGAACTTTACCAAACTGATATGGCAAACAGCCCTCAA GTTGAATAGACAAAGAAGGCATGATCTGAAACAGCAGTTGTTGCTAAAAGATCCGAATGATGTCATGAAAATTACTCAAAAT GATGTGCAAATTATGGCGCTCGACGAATTCAACCAAGCTATGATTACACCCGCTCTTTCTGTAGATGAAATTTATGACGAACCAATTAGTGTAAATGCAGAAAAATACAGAGAACTCCCAGTAAAGAAACTAGACATACAATCGCAACATAATCTCGAGGAATGCAACTACCCAGAAATTGGAGATCGTAGAGATCTTCTGGAAGCTTAA
- a CDS encoding hypothetical protein (encoded by transcript BEWA_024730A), with protein sequence MKLALLLCSSYNSDEHEAAATEVTLDVAKVDLSSINRFRRTPYGIDTSVYVAKDGYRISSVVDGRVPLWATTDYYSCTHVTVLTPKDGDNYVNIYFKDKYGSKGSLCLKRVGAVKENVLKSVTLEVGGENNPAHFIVNRFSNFPFLVYTPNVGFRIKEVKCNNFTVWIAGSENERCVYASFYPRNSPTLGYLILYTPIGVKEFFYSFVNYEWIPATRNEYRLGLAAAGFKESTFRNTITLDINNTTSKAFYVQEYKIDQNSLRAYKTPPGVILNKVVCGESTIWFEKEGCCTYVNTMSIFGTAYTCFIFVIDSKNNRQILYFKKQDDEWISINKDTCNTPLTNNVYLGDIGAMDQPRLLMSSFRNRQDLRITSYASRVDNSKGDIILVHGIRSHFMSEFCATNLEWNFERIDFPLFLNASPFGGYIYLSENSNVDRYRHLFEHGCLDGLDAFEVLPVYEYRNSLLEYLNRLGYNVYGFDLQSQGVSESVGDMNCCVNDFKDYVNDLLQFIDIIKRDKFGDTSQTWNERVLHGTPQTDRKTLLFGFSMGSNIVIQAIQTFHKNARLGIKLVDGTFGISPMLDLDIHIDNAVKWISFQAIWLLSFINPNGLNPYAEALNYGENFEFIVRFHDPYYHVSNTALKMIDVLFSACETVDKGENMANYPKDLPTLFVHTKGDRLCGIKGTRGIIERHLSDSDVVRLVEFDGSVHYLTAPQSLHHLIPVFTDWFDTYG encoded by the exons ATGAAACTTGCCTTATT ATTATGCAGTTCTTATAACTCAGATGAACATGAAGCGGCAGCTACAGAAGTCACTTTAGATGTTGCAAAGGTAGATCTTTCTTCCATTAACAGGTTCCGTAGGACACCGTATGGAATAGATACGAGTGTATACGTAGCAAAGGATGGTTATAGAATATCATCAGTGGTAGATGGCAGAGTGCCTCTGTGGGCTACCACTGATTATTATTCCTGTACACATGTCACTGTTTTAACACCcaaagatggagataattATGTGAACATCTACTTCAAGGACAAATACGGGTCAAAGGGCTCTCTTTGCCTTAAAAGAGTAGG AGCCGTGAAGGAGAATGTACTGAAATCTGTAACTTTGGAAGTCGGTGGTGAAAACAACCCCGCACACTTTATTGTAAACAGGTTTTCAAACTTCCCGTTTTTGGTCTATACGCCAAATGTTGGCTTTCGCATAAAGGAAGTGAAATGCAACAATTTTACAGTATGGATAGCAGGATCCGAGAATGAGAGATGCGTTTATGCCTCATTTTACCCTAGGAATTCTCCTACGCTGGGTTATCTTATACTTTACACACCAATTGGTGTTAAAGAAttcttttattcttttgTGAACTATGAATGGATACCAGCTACAAGGAACGAGTACCGACTTGGTCTGGCGGCGGCTGGATTTAAGGAATCAACATTTCGCAATACAATTACGCTGGATATCAATAATACTACCAGTAAAGCCTTTTATGTAcaggaatataaaatagATCAAAACTCCTTAAGGGCGTATAAAACACCTCCAGGAGTGATCCTGAACAAGGTTGTTTGTGGAGAATCTACTATTTGGTTTGAAAAAGAAGGGTGCTGTACATATGTGAATACAATGAGTATATTTGGAACCGCATACACatgttttatttttgtGATCGATTCAAAGAATAATCGtcaaattttgtattttaaaaaacAGGATGATGAATGGATATCTATAAATAAGGACACATGTAACACACCTTTGACAAATAATGTTTATTTAGGAGATATTGGAGCTATGGATCAGCCTCGACTCCTCATGAGTAGTTTTAGGAACAGGCAGGACTTAAGAATCACAAGCTACGCTTCAAGAGTTGATAATTCCAAAGGTGATATCATTCTTGTTCATGGAATCCGTTCCCATTTCATGTCTGAATTTTGTGCAACAAATTTGGAATGGAACTTTGAGAGAATAGATTTTCCACTATTCTTGAATGCTTCTCCCTTTGGAGGATATATTTATTTGAGCGAAAATTCAAATGTTGATAGATATAGACATCTTTTCGAACACGGATGTCTAGATGGATTAGATGCGTTTGAGGTATTACCTGTGTATGAGTACAGGAATAGTTTGCTGGAATACCTTAACAGACTAGGTTACAATGTCTATGGATTTGACCTTCAGTCTCAGGGTGTCTCCGAGTCAGTTGGAGATATGAACTGTTGTGTGAAcgattttaaagattaCGTCAACGATCTCTTGCAGTTTATAGATATCATAAAAAGAGACAAATTTGGGGATACTTCTCAAACATGGAATGAGAGAGTGCTCCATGGAACTCCTCAGACTGATAGAAAGACCCTTTTATTTGGGTTTTCTATGGGTAGTAATATCGTCATCCAAGCGATCCAAACATTTCATAAAAACGCTAGGCTTGGGATAAAACTAGTAGATGGCACTTTTGGTATTTCCCCAATGTTAGATTTAGATATTCATATAGACAATGCAGTCAAATGGATATCTTTTCAAGCTATTTGGCTTCTCTCATTCATCAATCCCAATGGTCTAAATCCTTATGCAGAGGCACTAAATTATGGAGAAAACTTTGAGTTTATAGTGAGATTTCACGATCCATATTACCATGTGAGcaatactgcattaaagATGATTGACGTGTTGTTTAGCGCATGCGAAACAGTGGATAAAGGGGAGAATATGGCTAACTATCCAAAGGATTTGCCAACACTTTTTGTTCATACCAAAGGTGATCGCTTATGCGGAATAAAAGGCACAAGGGGTATTATTGAGAGGCACCTAAGCGACAGCGATGTTGTAAGGTTGGTAGAATTTGATGGATCCGTTCACTATTTGACAGCTCCTCAGTCGCTTCATCATTTGATCCCTGTTTTTACCGACTGGTTTGATACATATGGTTAA
- a CDS encoding hypothetical protein (encoded by transcript BEWA_024690A): protein MDVQSKTNMWIVVVRQMIETCRKGYLIKEKDVDQITNPEERGLIPREFERFKSIIILDSGLRDVIPPAILEIIREISDSFDTLGSSLSSYLLSELLFVVVGDDVAFIKDAMCITTKYLEISLTNQEFSPSNVERIITLMRLILAFITHIENKNNELLELGSEWRSAWEGIIMVLLIHVYTSSYTLNI, encoded by the exons ATGGATGTGCAAAGCAAAACAAACATGTGGATTGTCGTAGTCAGACAAATGATTGAAACCTGTCGCAAGGGATACCTTATAAAGGAAAAAGATGTGGACCAGATTACTAATCCTGAGGAAAGAGGATTGATACCCAGAGAATTTGAAAGATTCAAGTCCATAATTATCCTAGACAGTGGTTTAAGAGATGTTATACCTCCTGCAATTTTGGAGATTATAAGAGAGATTTCCGATTCATTTGATACTCTAG GATCTTCGTTATCCTCATATCTTTTATCTGAGCTCCTCTTTGTTGTAGTAGGGGACGATGTTGCatttataaaggatg CAATGTGTATAACCACAAAGTATCTCGAGATATCGCTGACTAACCAGGAGTTTTCGCCTTCAAATGTGGAAAGAATAATAACATTGATGAGGCTTATTTTGGCATTTATTACTCACATTGAGAACAAAAACAAC GAACTTTTAGAACTTGGGTCAGAGTGGAGATCAGCATGGGAGGGAATAATAATGGTACTGTTGATCCATGTGTATACATCTTCATACACATTGAATATTTAA
- a CDS encoding hypothetical protein (encoded by transcript BEWA_024680A) produces MAESKNNTGNDDKALLEQKMQEFPNSKALLISSKRPKTFLVRTACELLAGGTEVLILSALGDAMGLCLQLQMLLTSRNAATTFRIETLLNKCAHEKTRNPFHIPGILIYMRKHPDFKGSRISPGYIAFSPQSPSGFTPPFEENPSEAVCNVNAGNGKLTIGGGGINAQFASLLSGAGHDVPAYATLFSQLLQEAVLANDENPKVFVATTMDTQVSHPDLSFALCRLPKNRSVFKGTNEGIVFVCTFKDKFPHGNSNNFGFLYVVGPNGENYDSVDDFLESVHHVGENLVTALCDYNGMAKRESSKKMTRIQTCRICLISGGIFKHSGVTKLDVAKSLLNGIAEGYRHGPAPRLNFAYDEDVFRTAWVETTGLKASVPSDGN; encoded by the exons ATGGCGGAATCGAAAAATAACACTGGAAACGACGATAAGGCTCTTTTGGAGCAAAAAATGCAAGAATTCCCGAACTCGAAAGCCCTTCTAATCTCCTCCAAACGCCCCAAGACCTTTCTCGTCAGGACCGCGTGCGAACTTTTGGCTGGAG GGACGGAAGTATTGATACTTAGTGCTTTGGGTGATGCGATGGGGTTATGTCTTCAATTGCAAATGTTGTTGACTTCTAGGAATGCTGCCACAACTTTCCGCATCGAAACCCTGTTGAACAAATGCGCTCATGAGAAAACTCGCAACCCATTTCATATACCAGGAATTTTGATATACATGAGGAAACATCCTGACTTCAAAGGATCCAGGATATCACCTGGTTACATTGCCTTTTCTCCGCAATCCCCAAGCGGTTTCACCCCGCCATTTGAGGAGAACCCCTCTGAAGCTGTATGCAATGTGAATGCAGGAAATGGAAAACTCACGATTGGAGGGGGAGGTATCAATGCACAATTTGCCTCCTTGCTATCCGGAGCAGGTCATGATGTACCTGCTTACGCAACACTCTTCTCACAATTGCTTCAAGAGGCTGTTTTGgcaaatgatgaaaatccaaaggttTTTGTTGCAACCACTATGGATACGCAGGTCAGCCATCCTGATCTGAGCTTTGCGTTGTGTCGTTTGCCAAAGAACAGGTCGGTCTTCAAGGGAACTAATGAGGGCATCGTTTTTGTTTGCACCTTCAAGGACAAATTTCCACACGGAAACTCCAACAACTTTGGCTTCCTTTATGTTGTTGGACCGAACGGAGAGAATTACGACTCCGTAGATGACTTCCTTGAGTCTGTCCATCATGTCGGAGAAAATCTAGTCACTGCTTTGTGTGACTACAATGGAATGGCCAAACGCGAGTCATCAAAGAAAATGACGAGAATTCAAACTTGCCGTATTTGTCTCATTAGTGGAGGAATATTCAAACACTCTGGTGTCACCAAGCTCGATGTGGCCAAGAGCTTGCTTAACGGTATAGCTGAAGGCTACAGACACGGTCCCGCACCCAGATTGAATTTTGCCtatgatgaagatgtatTCAGAACGGCATGGGTAGAGACCACTGGCTTAAAGGCCTCAGTTCCCAGTGATGGGAActaa
- a CDS encoding hypothetical protein (encoded by transcript BEWA_024650A), protein MGFTTEIKRLKDAIANGRKNGCSYKLYGKRICARVIGEWRTFFDNFGTHIITRIVLGGKMRMSKLLDSTKDAKQSKLDAGIKADFDSKNVKVKAEANLGKNQSLENNNNSRGNEFTLEGGNMTDTSHLKLDVWSKSLKEAPIPIKVVLTSYVQFFENLELGKEYIQAMNILVVKSDKRRNLRT, encoded by the exons ATGGGATTTACGACGGAAATTAAAAGGTTAAAAGATGCTATTGCTAATGGACGAAAAAATGGTTGTAGCTATAAACTGTATGGAAAAAGAATTTGTGCCAGAGTAATTGGAGAGTGGAGGACATTCTTTGATAATTTCGGGACTCACATAATCACCAGAATTGTCTTGG GTGGTAAAATGCGAATGTCCAAATTACTCGATTCAACTAAAGATGCAAAACAGTCTAAGCTAGATGCTGGAATCAAGGCAGACTTCGACTCCAAAAATGTCAAGGTAAAGGCTGAAGCGAATTTGGGCAAGAATCAGAGTcttgaaaataataataatTCAAGAGGAAACGAGTTTACGCTGGAAGGAGGAAACATGACAGATACAAGCCATTTAAAATTGGATGTTTGGTCTAAAAGCCTCAAGGAGGCTCCTATACCTATAAAGGTTGTTTTAACATCTTATGTCCAGTTTTTTGAAAATCTTGAACTGGGAAAAGAGTATATTCAAGCAATGAATATTTTAGTCGTTAAAAGCGATAAACGTAGGAATTTGAGGACGTGA
- a CDS encoding hypothetical protein (encoded by transcript BEWA_024630A) has protein sequence MLIHPLVCLLVFRLGLGINTRGPGAHFYCAIGINRNNFSQYRLQHVSFWAKLPIYRDSTHFLQELLNFKKNPPPQCELEVYGSRNDIWIVKWTGLPNTIYAGEEYRLKIIFPKDYPIKPPTMYFLQPAPVHAHVYSNGDICMSSLGSDYLPTASISSFVLSIISMLSSAKEKRLPIDNHLHADLPPGSSDARYMYHDDKC, from the exons ATGCTCATACATCCGTTGGTTTGCCTCTTGGTTTTTAGACTGGGCTTAGGCATCAACACCAGAGGACCAGGAGCACATTTTTACTGCGCTATTGGCATAAATCGCAACAATTTTTCACAATATAGGCTACAACACGTAAGTTTTTGGGCAAAATTGCCAATTTACCGAgattctacacattttctcCAGGAACTGctaaattttaaaaagaatCCACCTCCACAGTGTGAGTTAGAGGTATATGGAAGTAGAAATGATATTTGGATCGTGAAATGGACCGGGCTGCCAAACACAATTTATGCGGGGGAAGAGTACCGCCTAAAGATCATATTCCCGAAGGATTATCCCATAAAACCGCCGACAATGTACTTTTTACAGCCAG CTCCGGTACATGCACACGTGTATTCCAATGGAGACATTTGTATGAGTAGTCTGGGCTCAGACTACCTTCCCACGGCATCAATTTCGAGCTTCGTGCTTTCCATCATTTCAATGCTCTCTTCTGCAAAGGAAAAACGGTTGCCAATAGACAATCACCTCC ATGCTGATTTGCCTCCTGGATCCAGCGATGCGCGTTATATGTATCACGACGATAAATGTTAG